A stretch of Bradyrhizobium sp. AZCC 2262 DNA encodes these proteins:
- a CDS encoding glycosyltransferase has translation MRAVVAVLLFVTAAHAGLWGLFQEKQPAPDFRGILPSLSYTPFEPGHTVADGDAEKVRADLKKLSTLTRAIRLYSSTEGNELVPPIAAEFGVKVTVGAWIDKDKDRNKREIEAAISLARRNSNVIGVVVGNETVFRGEAVPLENLGPIAETGLEPAEAARILNEENQRVREAEAQPDDKRAEALKWTLAENNVYRLGKLIQRIKKSVNVPVTTGEIWNIWRDHPQLANSADFIGAHVLPYWENFTDKQAVDQAVAMYQLLRDQFPGKRIVIAEFGWPSAGYNLRNAEPGRFEQASVLRNFVARAEAIGMDYNIVEAIDQPWKFFEGGVGPYWGILDASREPKFSWTGPIVNENYWKLAAIALLVGILMSLPILRIEQPTIMQALVLSAAANGVGAWTSTVFAYWTGHYFVFGSAFALTLGLILLVPLVLIAMARIDEIAAVAFGHGPRRLVAKSAEPMPPATIGDAVAFPKVSIHIPAYFEPVEMLKQTLDAVSRLDYPNFECVCIINNTPDPEFWQPIQDHCRTLGERFKFINAEKVQGFKAGALRIAMERTAVDAEIIGIIDADYVVHPDWLKDLVPVFADPRVGLVQAPQEHRDGDRSLMHYIMNGEYAGFFDIGMVQRNEHNAIIVHGTMCLIRRAAMDMAGGWSSDTICEDTDLGLTIQQQGWLTHYTNVRYGEGLLPDTYEAFKKQRHRWAYGGLQIVKKHWRRFMPGASRLSPDQRREFSLGWLNWLGAESLGVVVAILNLIWVPIVAFADIAIPDKILTLPIIASFVVSLVHFIALYRLRVKIKAGQMLGAMIAAMSVQWTVSRAVAQGLITEHIAFARTSKGGLSRMSIEFQAFWEAVIGVLLLVGATVLVVTNGYKQVREIYIFAGVLVLQSLPFLAAVAIALLENSRTNSFAFWRNSAVRTAELIGLRPVRLPAVGSQSQPVASEIRREAN, from the coding sequence ATGCGTGCCGTCGTCGCCGTTCTGCTGTTTGTGACCGCAGCTCACGCCGGGCTGTGGGGCCTGTTCCAGGAAAAGCAGCCGGCCCCCGATTTCCGCGGCATCCTGCCCAGCCTCTCCTACACGCCGTTTGAACCGGGTCACACCGTCGCTGACGGCGATGCTGAGAAGGTTCGCGCCGACCTGAAGAAACTCTCCACCCTGACGCGAGCGATCCGCCTGTACTCCTCGACGGAAGGCAACGAACTGGTGCCGCCGATTGCCGCGGAATTCGGCGTCAAGGTCACGGTCGGCGCCTGGATCGACAAGGACAAGGACCGCAACAAGCGCGAGATCGAGGCGGCCATCAGCCTGGCTCGACGCAACAGCAATGTCATCGGGGTCGTGGTCGGCAACGAAACCGTGTTCCGGGGTGAAGCGGTCCCGCTCGAGAACCTTGGGCCGATCGCCGAAACCGGGCTCGAACCCGCGGAGGCCGCGCGGATACTCAACGAGGAAAACCAGCGGGTTCGGGAAGCGGAAGCGCAGCCTGACGACAAGCGTGCCGAAGCATTGAAATGGACGCTTGCGGAAAACAACGTCTATCGGCTGGGAAAGCTGATCCAGCGGATCAAGAAGTCCGTCAATGTTCCCGTGACAACAGGCGAAATCTGGAACATCTGGCGCGACCATCCTCAGCTCGCCAATTCCGCGGATTTCATCGGCGCGCACGTGCTGCCCTACTGGGAGAATTTTACGGACAAGCAGGCCGTCGATCAGGCTGTCGCCATGTACCAGCTGTTGCGCGACCAGTTTCCGGGAAAACGGATCGTCATTGCCGAATTCGGCTGGCCCAGCGCCGGGTATAATCTGCGAAACGCCGAGCCTGGCAGGTTCGAGCAGGCCTCGGTGCTGCGCAATTTCGTCGCCCGCGCCGAAGCCATCGGCATGGACTACAACATCGTCGAGGCGATCGATCAGCCCTGGAAATTCTTCGAAGGCGGCGTCGGACCTTATTGGGGCATTCTCGATGCGTCGCGCGAGCCGAAATTTTCGTGGACCGGGCCGATCGTGAACGAGAACTACTGGAAGCTAGCGGCGATCGCGCTCCTGGTCGGCATCCTGATGTCCCTGCCGATCCTGCGGATCGAGCAGCCGACCATCATGCAGGCGCTGGTGCTGTCGGCGGCGGCCAACGGCGTCGGCGCCTGGACTTCCACCGTGTTCGCCTACTGGACCGGGCACTATTTCGTGTTCGGCTCGGCGTTTGCGCTGACGCTCGGCCTGATCCTGCTGGTGCCGCTGGTTCTTATTGCGATGGCGCGCATCGACGAAATCGCAGCCGTGGCCTTCGGCCACGGTCCGCGCCGGCTGGTTGCCAAGAGCGCCGAGCCGATGCCGCCGGCGACGATCGGCGACGCCGTCGCCTTTCCAAAAGTCTCGATCCACATTCCCGCCTATTTCGAGCCGGTCGAGATGCTCAAGCAGACGCTGGATGCGGTGTCGCGGCTCGACTATCCGAATTTCGAATGCGTCTGCATCATCAACAACACGCCCGATCCGGAGTTCTGGCAACCGATCCAGGACCACTGCCGCACGCTCGGCGAACGCTTCAAGTTCATCAATGCCGAGAAGGTGCAGGGCTTCAAGGCCGGCGCGCTGCGCATCGCCATGGAGCGCACCGCCGTGGACGCCGAGATCATCGGCATCATCGACGCCGACTATGTCGTGCATCCGGACTGGCTGAAGGATCTGGTTCCTGTGTTCGCCGACCCGCGTGTCGGCCTGGTGCAGGCGCCGCAGGAGCATCGCGACGGCGACCGCTCGCTGATGCACTACATCATGAACGGCGAATATGCCGGGTTCTTCGACATCGGCATGGTTCAGCGCAACGAGCATAACGCCATCATCGTGCACGGCACGATGTGCCTGATCCGCCGCGCGGCGATGGACATGGCCGGCGGCTGGTCCAGCGACACCATCTGCGAGGACACCGATCTCGGCCTTACCATCCAGCAGCAGGGCTGGCTGACGCACTACACCAACGTGCGCTATGGCGAGGGTCTGCTGCCCGACACCTATGAGGCGTTCAAGAAGCAGCGTCACCGCTGGGCCTATGGCGGTCTCCAGATCGTCAAGAAGCATTGGCGGCGCTTCATGCCCGGCGCGAGCCGGCTATCGCCGGACCAACGCCGCGAATTTTCGCTGGGCTGGCTGAACTGGCTGGGGGCCGAAAGCCTCGGCGTGGTGGTCGCGATCCTCAACCTGATCTGGGTCCCGATCGTGGCGTTTGCCGACATCGCGATTCCCGACAAGATCCTGACGCTGCCGATCATCGCCTCCTTTGTCGTATCGCTCGTGCATTTCATCGCGCTCTATCGTCTTCGGGTGAAGATCAAGGCCGGCCAGATGCTGGGCGCCATGATCGCAGCCATGAGCGTGCAGTGGACGGTATCGCGCGCGGTGGCGCAGGGCTTGATCACCGAGCATATCGCCTTCGCCCGGACCTCCAAGGGCGGGTTGTCGCGGATGTCGATCGAATTCCAGGCGTTCTGGGAAGCCGTGATCGGCGTGCTGCTCCTGGTCGGCGCCACGGTGCTGGTTGTGACGAACGGCTACAAACAGGTGCGCGAGATCTACATCTTCGCGGGCGTGCTGGTGCTGCAAAGCCTGCCGTTCCTCGCGGCGGTTGCGATTGCGCTTTTGGAAAACTCCCGCACCAATTCCTTCGCCTTCTGGCGCAACAGCGCGGTGCGGACGGCGGAACTGATCGGGCTGCGCCCGGTCCGCCTGCCGGCGGTCGGCAGCCAGTCCCAGCCGGTAGCGTCCGAAATTCGCCGCGAGGCGAACTGA
- a CDS encoding beta-1-3, beta-1-6-glucan biosynthesis protein, which translates to MRRRLLDPRVAVLWRFAAAGLALLIGSAGAFAQSGTPAPQDQSGKPPANAADANKENQRKADEFVEAAQAINGPGGNPECVWLGRRVVRLMWRDDLDTAFRHLDLYDRFGCPGGHVQAAFRCLTRFGGQIDPKVAETLDSRIHVCWINPGAQPQAAAAASPAPVAVPATAGNASPSPAPGAAPAAPAK; encoded by the coding sequence ATGCGTCGACGGTTGCTTGATCCAAGAGTTGCGGTTTTGTGGCGCTTCGCCGCTGCCGGCCTGGCCCTCCTGATCGGATCCGCTGGCGCGTTTGCCCAGAGCGGCACCCCCGCCCCCCAGGATCAGTCCGGCAAGCCGCCGGCCAATGCCGCCGACGCCAACAAGGAAAACCAGCGCAAGGCCGACGAATTCGTCGAGGCCGCCCAGGCCATCAACGGCCCGGGCGGAAACCCCGAATGCGTCTGGCTCGGCCGCCGGGTGGTTCGCCTGATGTGGCGCGACGACCTCGACACCGCATTCCGGCATCTCGATCTCTACGACCGGTTCGGCTGCCCCGGCGGCCATGTCCAGGCGGCCTTCCGCTGCCTGACCCGCTTTGGCGGGCAGATCGATCCCAAGGTGGCCGAAACCCTCGACAGCCGCATCCACGTCTGCTGGATCAATCCGGGCGCCCAGCCCCAGGCTGCCGCGGCGGCAAGCCCGGCGCCGGTGGCGGTACCTGCGACCGCCGGCAATGCATCGCCCTCGCCGGCTCCCGGCGCAGCACCTGCCGCCCCGGCGAAATAG
- a CDS encoding glycoside hydrolase family 17 protein — protein MEPISLRTPLALLLSSLGMIAALWWWLATPITLARAPIDPNAKLQCVSYAPFRGAQTPLVPTTQISPEQIAQDLAQLAEITDCVRTYSIENGLDQVPALAAKVGLKVIQGIWLSSNRIKNLAQIAVAIELTKEHPGVITALVVGNEVLLRGEMTTSDLAAHIRSVKSRVTVPVTYADVWEFWLRNREVYDAVDFVTIHILPYWEDIPVRAKFAAGHVDDIRKRMAVAFPNKEILIGETGWPSAGRMREGALPSRTNQARVVSEILDLAKREKFRVNLIEAYDQPWKRQLEGTVGGYWGMIDDARRAVKYPPGEPISNYPFWKWLMGCGMALSAFVFLAGWLTLRRRPWKPGLAAWIAVGTSATTAGMLLGVAADKMYYESYGAGGWLQWGALLAAGIASPMLCAYAAMSGRPLPTFLELLGPRDIRTKSVLTALLGFVLAVTTVIAAGTALGFAFDPRYRDFPFASLTMAVVPFAALMLLNRPKEGVRPIAESAFAGLLVAAALFTGFNEGNQNWQSMWTCAVYLLLALTLWRARAVQIPK, from the coding sequence ATGGAACCGATTTCTCTTCGTACGCCGCTGGCGCTTCTCCTTTCATCGCTAGGTATGATCGCGGCCCTTTGGTGGTGGCTGGCCACGCCGATTACGCTCGCGCGCGCGCCGATCGATCCCAACGCAAAGCTGCAATGCGTTTCCTACGCCCCGTTCCGTGGCGCGCAGACGCCCCTGGTCCCGACCACCCAAATCTCCCCCGAACAGATCGCGCAGGATCTGGCGCAGCTCGCTGAGATCACCGACTGCGTGCGGACCTATTCGATCGAGAACGGGCTCGACCAGGTTCCGGCACTGGCTGCCAAGGTCGGGCTGAAGGTGATCCAGGGGATCTGGCTCTCCAGCAACCGGATCAAGAACCTCGCCCAGATTGCGGTTGCGATCGAGCTGACCAAGGAGCACCCGGGCGTCATTACGGCGCTGGTGGTCGGCAACGAGGTGCTGCTGCGCGGCGAGATGACGACGTCGGATCTCGCGGCCCATATCCGCTCGGTCAAGTCGCGGGTCACCGTGCCCGTCACCTATGCCGACGTCTGGGAATTCTGGCTGCGCAATCGCGAAGTCTATGACGCCGTCGACTTCGTCACGATCCACATCCTGCCGTACTGGGAAGACATCCCGGTGCGCGCGAAATTCGCCGCCGGTCATGTCGACGATATCCGCAAGCGGATGGCGGTGGCGTTTCCCAACAAGGAAATCCTGATCGGCGAAACCGGCTGGCCGAGCGCGGGCCGGATGCGCGAAGGCGCGCTGCCGTCGCGCACCAACCAGGCGCGCGTCGTGTCTGAAATCCTTGATCTGGCCAAGCGCGAAAAGTTTCGGGTCAATTTGATCGAGGCTTATGACCAGCCTTGGAAGCGTCAGCTCGAGGGCACCGTCGGCGGCTATTGGGGCATGATCGATGACGCGCGGCGGGCGGTGAAATATCCGCCCGGAGAGCCGATCAGCAATTATCCGTTCTGGAAATGGCTGATGGGATGCGGGATGGCGCTGAGCGCCTTCGTATTCCTGGCGGGCTGGCTGACGCTGCGGCGGCGGCCGTGGAAACCGGGACTCGCCGCGTGGATCGCGGTCGGGACCTCGGCGACGACGGCCGGCATGCTGCTCGGGGTTGCCGCCGACAAGATGTATTACGAGAGCTACGGGGCAGGGGGCTGGTTGCAATGGGGCGCGCTGTTGGCCGCCGGCATTGCCTCGCCGATGCTGTGCGCCTACGCCGCGATGTCAGGACGGCCGCTGCCGACATTCCTCGAACTGCTCGGACCGCGCGACATCAGAACCAAATCGGTGCTGACGGCGCTGCTGGGCTTTGTGCTCGCTGTCACCACGGTGATCGCGGCGGGAACCGCGCTCGGCTTTGCGTTCGATCCGCGCTACCGCGATTTTCCGTTCGCCTCATTGACGATGGCGGTGGTGCCGTTCGCGGCCTTGATGCTGCTCAACCGGCCGAAAGAGGGCGTGCGCCCGATCGCCGAATCCGCTTTTGCCGGCTTGCTGGTGGCGGCCGCGCTGTTCACCGGCTTCAACGAGGGCAACCAGAACTGGCAGTCGATGTGGACCTGTGCGGTCTATCTCTTGCTGGCGCTTACGCTGTGGCGGGCGCGGGCCGTGCAAATCCCAAAATGA
- the glmU gene encoding bifunctional UDP-N-acetylglucosamine diphosphorylase/glucosamine-1-phosphate N-acetyltransferase GlmU, with the protein MTARSSLTVVLAAGEGTRMRSSLPKVLHPVAGQSLLAHVLDAAPHGAGASLAVVIGPDHKAVADEAKRVRADASTFVQAERLGTAHAVLAARAAIARGADDLLVAFGDTPLISAKTFARLRAPLEQGAALAVLGFRAADPTGYGRLLLEGDRLMAIREHADATEEERKVTLCNAGVMAFDGHRALEILDRIGNANSKSEYYLVDAVAIVREMGLEAVVIETSEDEVRGINNKAQLAEAEAVMQARLRKTALEAGVTLIAPETIYLAADTIFGSDVTIEPFVVIGPGVTIADGAVIHSFSHIVQASIGKKASIGPYARLRPGTSLGEGVRIGNFVETKAATIEAGAKVNHLSYVGDAHVGANANLGAGTITCNYDGFFKHKTTIGEGAFVGTNSSLVAPVKIGNGAYIGSGSVITKDVPDDAMAVERSPQSNREGGAARYREMKMRAKKPKEG; encoded by the coding sequence ATGACCGCTCGATCCAGCCTGACTGTCGTGCTTGCGGCCGGTGAGGGGACGCGCATGCGATCCTCGCTGCCGAAGGTGTTGCACCCCGTCGCCGGCCAGTCGCTGCTGGCGCATGTGCTGGATGCGGCCCCGCACGGCGCGGGCGCCTCGCTCGCCGTCGTGATCGGGCCGGACCACAAGGCGGTCGCCGACGAGGCCAAGCGCGTCCGCGCGGATGCTTCGACCTTCGTTCAGGCCGAGCGCCTTGGCACGGCGCATGCCGTGCTGGCCGCCCGCGCCGCGATCGCGCGCGGCGCCGACGATCTGCTGGTGGCGTTCGGCGATACGCCGCTGATTTCGGCAAAAACCTTTGCCCGGCTGCGCGCGCCCCTGGAGCAGGGCGCAGCCCTTGCCGTGCTCGGCTTCCGTGCCGCCGATCCGACCGGCTACGGCCGGCTGCTGCTCGAGGGCGACCGCCTGATGGCGATCCGCGAGCATGCCGACGCGACAGAAGAAGAGCGCAAGGTGACGCTGTGCAACGCCGGCGTGATGGCGTTCGATGGCCACCGCGCGCTGGAGATTCTCGACCGGATCGGCAATGCCAACAGCAAAAGCGAATATTATCTGGTCGATGCCGTCGCTATTGTCAGGGAAATGGGATTGGAGGCCGTCGTGATCGAAACCAGCGAAGACGAAGTGCGCGGCATCAACAACAAGGCGCAGCTCGCCGAAGCGGAAGCCGTGATGCAGGCGCGGCTGCGCAAGACGGCGCTCGAAGCCGGCGTGACGCTGATCGCGCCGGAGACGATCTATCTCGCCGCCGATACCATTTTCGGCAGCGACGTCACCATCGAGCCTTTCGTGGTGATCGGCCCCGGCGTCACCATCGCCGACGGCGCGGTGATCCATTCGTTCTCGCACATCGTGCAGGCCTCGATCGGCAAGAAGGCTTCGATCGGTCCCTATGCGCGCCTGCGCCCGGGCACCTCGCTTGGCGAGGGCGTTCGGATCGGCAATTTCGTGGAGACCAAGGCCGCGACGATCGAGGCGGGCGCCAAGGTCAACCATTTGTCCTATGTCGGCGACGCCCATGTCGGCGCCAACGCCAATCTCGGCGCCGGCACCATCACCTGCAACTACGACGGCTTCTTCAAGCACAAGACCACGATCGGCGAGGGCGCCTTCGTCGGCACCAACTCCTCGCTGGTGGCGCCGGTGAAAATCGGCAACGGCGCCTATATCGGCTCAGGCTCCGTCATCACCAAGGACGTGCCCGACGACGCGATGGCGGTGGAACGCAGCCCGCAGAGCAACCGCGAGGGTGGCGCGGCGCGCTACCGCGAGATGAAGATGCGGGCGAAGAAGCCGAAAGAGGGGTGA
- a CDS encoding 2-keto-4-pentenoate hydratase, whose product MDGNDRLDSMARWMWNARQRRQTFSNLPNELRPSSIAEAYEAQEVYYRLAEPVYGPVAGAKIATTTKVMQKLMGITHPCGGAIFARTIHTSPAKLRTADFVNLRVESEIALKLGADLPATGAPWTRDTVAPAVASAMPAFELIEDRHADYNNTDASSLIVENCWNGGIVLGNPQAVQAGDLVGIAGRLSISGKTVGEGNAEDPYATLAWVANHLAERGRDLKAGMVVITGSVIPTVSIASGDRALFTVDGLGEVAMEVF is encoded by the coding sequence ATGGATGGGAACGATCGCTTGGATTCGATGGCGCGATGGATGTGGAACGCGAGACAGCGGCGCCAGACCTTTTCCAACCTGCCCAACGAGTTGCGGCCGTCATCCATCGCCGAGGCCTACGAAGCCCAGGAGGTTTATTATCGGCTTGCGGAGCCGGTATATGGCCCCGTTGCCGGCGCCAAGATTGCCACCACAACCAAGGTGATGCAGAAATTGATGGGCATCACGCATCCATGCGGTGGAGCGATCTTTGCACGAACGATCCATACGTCGCCGGCGAAGCTGCGGACGGCGGATTTTGTCAATCTGCGTGTCGAAAGCGAGATTGCGCTGAAACTCGGGGCTGATTTGCCCGCAACGGGCGCACCTTGGACGCGCGACACTGTCGCGCCAGCTGTCGCGAGCGCGATGCCTGCATTCGAACTGATCGAGGACCGGCACGCGGACTACAACAATACCGATGCCTCGTCGTTGATCGTCGAGAATTGCTGGAACGGTGGAATAGTCCTGGGTAACCCTCAGGCAGTTCAGGCCGGAGACCTTGTCGGCATCGCCGGTCGGCTCAGCATTAGCGGCAAGACGGTTGGCGAGGGCAACGCAGAGGATCCCTACGCAACGCTTGCCTGGGTCGCCAATCACCTCGCCGAGCGTGGTCGTGATCTAAAAGCCGGCATGGTGGTCATCACCGGCAGCGTTATTCCAACGGTTTCAATTGCGAGCGGCGACCGCGCGCTGTTCACGGTTGATGGATTGGGCGAAGTCGCCATGGAAGTCTTCTGA